The Heptranchias perlo isolate sHepPer1 chromosome 15, sHepPer1.hap1, whole genome shotgun sequence genome contains the following window.
atcgtcgctgggtcaaaatcctggaactcccttcctaacagcactgtgggagaaccttcaccacatggactgcagcggttcaagaaggcggctcaccaccatcttctcaaggacaattagggatgggcaataaatgccggcctcgccagcgctcccacatcctgagaatgaattttaaagaaATTGAGTAGGACAGCAGACACAAATCGCAGCTAAAACAAACCATCAGTTTCATGTTGAACTCATTACCTAAAGTGTGTCCTGAGTTCTTTCGACCCTTAGTTGAGCATCGAGGTAAAGCTACCTCATAAGGTAAGATCTCAATACTCTCTCCGTGCAAAGTCAGTGATTGTTAGATAAACGGCTTGCCACGATTACAAATGAAGGTTAATTGTAGGACAATGGTTAAAGCAAAGCCAcatacataaagcactatcgggtcctgctctcctctgctaaaactgctcactattccagggtcatcctggaatgcaaagataacccccggcttctcttctccactgcaaaccgtcttcttaaacccctctcccttgccccctccatctccaacaaaaagcgcgaggagctcatggaattcttggtcactaagattgagaccatccgttcagctgcctctgccggttccctcccttcccctagcccaccgagccaaacttttcctatggttcccccctgctctagccctgaactcgcatctttctcgagtttctctcctttttcccctcatgccctctccgagctcaccttgaccatgagacccacctcctgctccctcgaccctattcccaccaaactgatgaccacccaacttctcttcctggaccccatgttagctgatattgttaacggttccttctcctcagatactgtccccctccccttcaaatctgccgtcatcaccccctcctcaaaaaacccacccctggcccctctgtccttgcaaactgctgaattccatctccaacctcgctttcctctccaaaatccttgaatgttttgtcacctcccaaatccatgcccgtatttcccacaactccaagtttgaatccctccaatcaggtttccgccccaccACAgccctgaaacggcccttatcaaattcacaaatgacatcctatgtatctgtgacgatggtaaactatccctcctcatccttctccacctgtctgcagcctctgacacggttgaccacaccatcctcctccatcgcctctcctccatcgtccagctgggtgggactgccctcgcctggctccattcttatctatccagtcgtagccagagaatcacctgcaatggcttctcttcccactccctcactgttacctctggagttcccccgaggatctatccctggccccctcctatttctcatctacattctgcccctcggtgacatcatccgaaaacacaatgtcagattccacatgtacactgacgacacccagctctacctcaccaccacgtccctcgacctctccactgcctctgatttgtcacattgcttgtccgacatccagttttggatgagcaaaaatttcctccaactcagTATTGGGAAGAGTGAAGccgttgtcttcggtccccgccgcaaactccgttccctcaccgactccatccctctccccggccactgtctgaggctgaaccaggccgttcgcaacctttgcatcctatttgaccctgaactgagctcccgaccacatatccgctccatcaccaagaccgcccacttccacctccgtaacatcgcccgtctccgcccccgcctcagctcatctgctgctgaaaccctcatccgtgcctttgtcacctccagactcgactatcccaatcctctcctggccgacctcccatcttccaccctccataaacttgagctcatccaaaactctgctgcccgtatcctaactcgcaccaagtcccgttcacccatcaccccctgtgctcgctgacctacattggctcccagtctgggaacatttcaattttaaaattctaatccttgttttcaaatccctccatggcctcgcccctccctatctctgtaacctcctccagccctacacccctccgagatctctgcgcttctccgattctggcctcttgcgcatccccaattttaatcgctccaccattggcggccgtgccttcagctgcctgggccctaagctctggaattccctccctaaacctctccgcctctctctcctcctttaagatgctccttaaaacctacctctttgaccaagcttttgttcgcctgacctaatatctccttatgtggctcagtgtcaatttttgtttgataatcgctcctgtgaagcgccttggaacgttttactacgttaaaggcgctatataaatgcaagtagttgtagtagtagtagtagttgttgttgttgttgtactcaTCACTCCTGTGTAACTTATCACACAAATGAAACAAGGGGGAACATGggggaaataccaaaataaaaagGAACCAATAATCACTGACAACTGAAGCTAATTAGAATTTCCTGATACTTATCATTCAAATGACCTCATTGACTCTTTCTTTCTACCCAATGAGTAGTTTCCAGTGGGTTTTGGTGCAGCATCTAACTTTCAAGTGTGTAATCTCACACGATCTTTAGAACAATGCTGAACGTTGCAGAAATGGCACTGACATCGCAAAAACAGAGCTGAGAAGAAGAGTGTCAGAGATTGGCAAAGAGGGTGAATCATCCATGGTTTACCTGCCTTGCAGCCTTTACAATAAATGCAGCAATCGTTCTCAACTGTCAGTGAAGGTAATTGTCCCCTAAATGTATAATTCCACACACTCAGGTCCCGTCTTAATTTCTTAATTTGCTGCTTTGACCAGCAGATGTGAGGAAGTGAACTGAGATCATCAAAGGCCTTTATATTTTTGGTGTGTGTAGAAGTTATGCAATTGTTTACATGTGTTAGACGTTTGTTATCTGGCAGGAGTGCAATTCCTTTCATTTGTTGTTTAATTTTCAGTACCTTTTAATTCATATTTTAGGGTTGTCTCTTAGTTTGGGGATTATTCACACTTTATATCTCAGCCCCGCTGCTACACGATGTATTCATGAACATATATACCTGCGAGTGTGTCTCCCTCATCTCCAAGACACTTTTCTTGATCTGCTTCCAACTGAGCCAGGCCGGCATATAGAATGGcaaatagcacagaaacaggccattcggcccaactggtctatgccagtgtttatgctccactcgagcctcctccctccctacttcatctcaccctatcagcatatccttctattcctttctccctcatgtgtttatccagcttccccttaaatccatctacactattcacctcaactactccttgtggtagtgagttccacattctcaccactctctgggtaaagaggtttctcctgaattccctattggatttattagtgacgatcttatatttgtggcccctagttctggtctctcccacaagtggaaacattttctctacgtctcccctatcaaaccccttcataattttaaagacctctatcaggtcaccactcagacttctcttttctagagaaaataaaCTTACAAGAGTGGAACTTGAATTGTGTAATAAATCACTGAACCCCCAGATAAGATAGTAGGTTTTAACCCATTTTTATAAaattttatataattttataCAAATTCCATGGTGTTGTGACGTGTTTTACTGATATTGGCTCCTGAATGGCCACTGACTGAGACGTGAACCTTTCTGTTGTTAAATGATGATCTCCACACTGAAGAATTAATGGTTGTGATATAATCACTGCAATTCTATGAAGTAATAATCAATGATTTATTACAAGGAAATAATCAGATAACATACCATCTGTGTTCATATTATAAtaaaaagtcaatgggaatcagggggaaaactctccagtggctggagtcatacctagcacaaaggaagatgggagtggttgttggaggccaatcatctcagccccagggcattgctgcaggagttcctcagggcagtgtcctaggcccaaccatcttcagctgcttcatcaatgaccttccctccatcataaggtcagaaatggggatgtttgctgatgattgcacagtgttcagttccattcgcaacccctcaaataatgaagcagtctgagcccgcatgcagcaagacctggacaacatccaggcttgggctcataagtggcaagtaatattcgcgccagataagtgccaggcaatgaccatctccaacaagagagaatctaaccacctccccttgacattcaacggcattaccatcaccgaatcccccaccatcaacatcccgggggtcaccattgaccagaaacttaactggaccagccatataaatactgtggctatgagaacaggtcagaagctgggtattctgcggtgagtgactcacctcctgactccacaaagcctttccaccatctacaaggcacaagtcaggagtgtgatggaatactctccactatcctagatgagtgcagctccaacaacactcaagaagctcgacaccatccaagataaagcagcccgcttgattggcaccccatccatcaccctaaacattcactcccttcaccaccggcgcacagtggctgcagtgtgcaccatccacaggatgcactgcagcaactcgccaaggcttcttcgacagcacctcccaaacccgcgacctctaccacctagaaggacaagggcagcaggcgcatgggaacaacaccacctgcacgttcccctccaagtcacacaccatcccgacttggaaatatatcaccgttccttcatcgtcgctgggtcaaaatcctggaactcccttcctaacagcactgtgggagaaccgtcaccacacggactgcagcggttcaagaaggcggctcaccaccaccttctcaagggcaattagggatgggcaataaatgccggcctcgccagcgacgcccacatcccatgaacgaatataaaaaaaacagtttGATGGTGTGCAGTCTGGCAtgtcacacttcctgtgtcacacttcCTGTGACCAGCCCCACAATCTGTGAATGCTCTATTTTTGTTCTAAGTTCCATTTtcaacttaatttttaaaaaaaaaatagattttgattttgccatggggggagagacagagatggacagcgacagacaaagagagaaagaatgaaggaacttgcatttatatagcgcctttcacaacatccggacatcttaaagtgctttacagccaatgaaacactttttgaagtgtagtcactgttgtagtgtaggaaacacagcagccaatttgccgcacagcaagatcccacaaacagcaatgagataaatgaccttgCTAGGATTTTGCACCAAAGTTTCTGGAGAGgaacttgaaccttctgactcagaggcgagagtgcgacccactgagtcgCAGCTAACTcgtatagaaagagagagacatacaaAAGGAAAGATAGAGAAACAAATAAagacacagcgagagacagaaaGATTAGTGGGTGGGAGCAGAGGCCATTGGGGACTGAAGGAGTGGGTGCTGGCACTCAGGAAAGTTGTGAGGAGCGGATTTCGAGGGGGCCTCGCGAATGGGAAAAGTGGCAGACCCAGGGCAGGGCAGGTCGAAACATTtcatcctgctcctccgggtcccacaaagaaagtaaaacaaattataaagaaacctgcctctttgagccTCTTCTGACCCCGACACCTCTTCACTTGCCGGGAAAACCACAACAATGTTCTGTCTCAGGCCaccggttaaaatagcagtcgggcctcaatgacatcatcagagcctAATTCGCCCACGTTAAGAAGGACTCCACTGGTTGTCCTCTTTGCCTGCCCAGAGAAGCAGGTTAAAATTCCAAGCTGCGGGAtcgcagcagcagcaggaggtgggTGAGTAAGTGTCCCggacgattttaactgcccgcccaccCGGTTTCTGCCGGGtcagtagggttaaaatcacccctacagagagagaaagatggagcgAGAAATAGTGCAAGACAAACAGAAAACCAAGAGTGGGAAACAGAAAGAACCAGACAAGCTGACACGATACAAAATATCTGCAAAACTATTTCTTACAAAGCTTTTGTTTGTCAGCGACACCACAGGAGGCGGCCCTTAGTGGAATCAAACATTCTGCATCTTGCACATGTCTCGAGCATCACACCTCTCAGAGATATCACACCCATTGCACGCTCACAGGCAGTGCAGTGTTACCAATGGTTCACTAAATCCAACTGCTTCACcgatgtccttacccggtctgggcctatatgtgactccagcccccacaccaatgtggttgtctcttaactgccctctgaagtgggcctAGCGAGTCCCTCAGTCGTATCGAACCACCAGAAAGGAAAACAAGAATAGATCAGACCAACCGCTCGCTGTGACTCAGGCATCGAATCAGGACACGGCAAAGGCACACCCAGCTCATTCGAcgcctagaagtaaagggaattaggggttacggggagcgggcaggaaattggacatgaatttaaatttgaggttaggatcagatcagccatgatcttattgaatggcggagcaggctcgaggggccgattggcctactcctgctccaatttcttatgttcttatgaccctgcaaactcctcactaacatctggggacttgtgcctaaattgggagagctgtcccacagactagtcaagcaatagcctgacacagccatactcacagaatcatatctttcagccaacgtcccagactcttccatcaccatcccctgggtatgtcctgtcccacaggcgggacagacccaccagaggtggcggtacagtgatatacagtcaggagggagtggccctgggagtcctcaacattgactctggaccccatgaaatctcatggcatcaggtcaaacatgggcaaggaaacctcctgctgattaccacctaccgctggAGCAGCTCACCGGATCGTGGCCGCGAGCGAGATAAGTTGccggggatgtgggtgtggggggggggggtgtcccgatcgtggagggtgggggggagggggtcgcaaTCATGGAGGGTGGGGGTAAGGGGGTCCCGATcgtgaagggtggggggagggggttcctgattgtggagggtgggggaggggagtcacgatcgaggagggtgggggggaggaggggggggaggggagttgtAATCATGGAGGGTGGGGCGTAGGGTGGTTCCCCATCGTGGAGGGTGGGTGTTCCGAtcgtggagggtgggggaggcGGGTGTCaggggcccagattatttttgtgggttcctgagcattcctgctccttcgggGCCCACAAACAATAATTCAACACTTGCCATTGGCTGGGCCTCTTTGGTTCCATGGCCCATGGAGCCGGTCAGAGTGAGCACAGCGCAGGCTCCAACCAGCTCCCTCCTAAATTGCCGATCGGGGTCTTATGTATATCACAGGACCCCGAttcccatattaaaaggggcccatcacctgaaacaggcgggttCTTTGGACACCCAGTGGGAGGCCCCTTTCATAATGGCGTCAGTCTGGTTTCGaggccacccccccactccccgccatTAACACCAGGAGACGGCAATGAAAATCAGCCCCCACTCAGTCCAGGTGATAAATGCTCAGACCCTGGAGTGGAGTCGGGcctacaaccttctgtctcagaggctcACCAGATCGGGAGAACAggatcacaacaacaacttgcatttatatagcgcctttaacgtagtgaaacgtcccgaggtgcttcacaggagcgtaaatcagacaaaatttgatactgagccacatgagaCATTCGGtgaggtcaccaaaagcttggtcaaagaggtaggttttaaggagcgtcttaaaggaggagggagaggcggagaggtttagggagggaattccagagctcagggcccgggcagctgaaggcacggccgccagtggtgaggagaaagaaatagaaatgaTGATCTTACAAAGGGAAATAATCCTATCAGGGCcgatcttattttttttaaaaatagataaaagatGAACAGATTCAGTTTGTTTGTACTTTTTCTATTTGTaacgatcaattgaatagtttgAAGAACAGGTGCTGTAAATGTTCCGATCTCCTCGAGTGCCCTGATCATTGCTGCTACCTTGTACTGCACACTGCAAATGAATCTTCTTCACATCAGAAATCTCACCACGCAACATCCCACTCTGGTCTGTTTCACAAACCCTCAGAGCAACTTTACAATGAGCCAAGTGATATGAAGTTGCAATTGTCAAGCAGACACAATTATTTACATATCTGCAAGCAACACGGGGAGAAAAATGTCAAGAAATCAATTCACTTTAAAAAGCTGACAGACGCTTTTAGTTACACTGAGATGTGAAATACGTAAGTGTTTTTTTAACCCTTTAAAGGTGAATTCTATTTCCTGATATAAAAATACAGCCTTATTTTCTGCTGTGTAGCTGATAGCTGGGATTTCTGAATTCTGTGTACTGTAAAATAAAGGTCGAGTAACTGAAAGTATTCACGCTgcagagaggaaagaaagaatttgtatttatagaaagtctttcacaacctcaggatgtcccaaagtgctttacttttgaagtgtagtcactgttgtaatgtaggaaacgcagcagccaatttgcacacagcaagatcccacaaacagcaatgagataaatgggccaataaatgccggctttgtcagtgacgcccacatctcgagaatgaataaaGGAAAAGATAAAGCACAACCTAGATGACTGATTACTCTGAGAGTGCTTTTTTATTCGATGACTTTTTATAAGGTATGAATTAAAGGAAAGAACTTTTCAAATCAAGGTTTTGATGCATTCATATATGAAGTGAAAGCACGAGTGGTTGTTACCTCATGGAGTGAACAATGCAGTGCATGGTTTAAAGGAGTGTCTTTCGACATTGAGCTGTCACTGCGATTTCAAAAATTTCTTATCTCCACTGTCACTGAAGAGCGATTAAGTAAGATCCTTTGTCAACTGTCACTTGATGGAGCCACCATTGTTAGTGCTACCATTGTTGGTGCTACCATTCATGGTGCTACCATTGTTAGTGCTACCATTGTTGGTGCTACCATTGATGGTGCTACCATTGTTAGTGCTACCATTGTTAGTGCTACCATTCATGGTGCTACCATTGTTAGTGCTACCATTGTTGGTGCTAACATTCATGGTGCTACCATTGTTAGTGCTACCATTGTTGGTGCTACCATTCATGGTGCTACCATTGTTAGTGCTACCATTGTTGGTGCTACCATTGATGGTGCTACCATTGATGGTGCTACCATTGTTGGTGCTACCATTGTTGGTGCTACCATTGATGGTGCTACCATTGTTGGTGCTACCATTCATGGTGCTACCATTGTTAGTGCTACCATTGTTGGTGCTACCATTGATGGTGCTACCATTGATGGTGCTACCATTGTTGGTGCTACCATTGTTGGTGCTACCATTGATGGTGCTACCATTGTTGGTGCTACCATTCATGGTGCTACCATTGATGGAGCTACCATTGATGGAGCCACCATTGTTAGTGCTACCATTGTTGGTGCTACCATTCATGGTGCTACCATTGTTGGTGCTACCATTCATGGTGCTACCATTGTTGGTGCTACCATTGATGGAGCTACCATTGATGGAGCTACCATTGTTGGTGCTACCATTGATGGAGCTACCATTGATGGAGCTACCATTGTTGGTGCTACCATTGATGGAGCTACCATTGATGGAGCTACCATTGTTGGTGCTACCATTCATGGTGCTACCATTGATGGAGCTACCATTGATGG
Protein-coding sequences here:
- the LOC137332826 gene encoding uncharacterized protein DDB_G0283357-like, whose product is MNAGTINGISINGSTNNGSTINGSTNNGSTMNGSTNNGSTINSSTNNGSTMNGSTNNGSSINGSTINGSSINGSTMNGSTNNGSTINGSTNNGSTMNGSTNNGSSINGSSINGSTMNGSTNNGSSINGSSINGSTNNGSSINGSSINGSTNNGSSINGSSINGSTNNGSTMNGSTNNGSTMNGSTNNGSTNNGGSINGSSINGSTMNGSTNNGSTINGSTNNGSTNNGSTINGSTINGSTNNGSTNNGSTMNGSTNNGSTINGSTNNGSTNNGSTINGSTINGSTNNGSTNNGSTMNGSTNNGSTNNGSTMNVSTNNGSTNNGSTMNGSTNNGSTNNGSTINGSTNNGSTNNGSTMNGSTNNGSTNNGGSIK